One Gordonia sp. SID5947 genomic region harbors:
- a CDS encoding sulfite exporter TauE/SafE family protein — MTTWELLAVLAAGVGAGAINAVVGSGTLITFPTLVAFGVPPVSATMSNAVGLVAGGVSGTWGYRRELAGQWPRLRWQMPASFFGAIVGCWLLLHLPEKVFEAIVPALLVAALVLVVAQPRIQKWVGHRTTGPGHPTVDLTGPRIATMVTATFAVGVYGGYFTAAQGILLMGALGVIVPDDLQRMNAAKNLLALVVNVVAAVTYTLVAFDRIDWTVAALIAIGSLFGGVLGARYGRRLSPTALRAVIVVVGLIGLWRLLTA; from the coding sequence GTGACCACATGGGAGCTGCTCGCCGTACTGGCCGCCGGGGTCGGCGCGGGCGCGATCAACGCCGTCGTCGGCAGCGGGACACTGATCACCTTCCCGACGCTGGTGGCGTTCGGAGTGCCGCCGGTCAGCGCAACCATGTCGAACGCCGTCGGACTCGTCGCAGGCGGGGTCTCCGGTACGTGGGGCTATCGACGCGAGCTGGCCGGCCAGTGGCCGCGACTGCGGTGGCAGATGCCCGCGTCGTTCTTCGGAGCGATCGTGGGCTGCTGGTTGCTGCTGCATCTGCCCGAGAAGGTCTTCGAGGCGATCGTGCCGGCGCTGCTGGTGGCGGCGCTGGTCCTGGTGGTGGCGCAACCGCGCATCCAGAAGTGGGTCGGGCATCGGACAACCGGCCCAGGTCATCCGACCGTCGACCTCACCGGTCCCCGGATCGCGACCATGGTGACCGCCACGTTCGCGGTCGGCGTCTACGGCGGATACTTCACTGCGGCCCAGGGAATCCTGCTCATGGGCGCGCTCGGCGTGATCGTCCCCGACGATCTGCAGCGGATGAACGCCGCGAAAAACCTTCTCGCGCTGGTGGTCAACGTGGTTGCCGCGGTCACCTACACGCTCGTGGCCTTTGATCGGATCGACTGGACCGTCGCCGCACTGATCGCGATCGGGTCGCTGTTCGGCGGGGTACTCGGTGCCCGCTACGGGCGCCGACTGTCGCCCACCGCGCTGCGCGCGGTCATCGTCGTCGTGGGCCTGATCGGGTTGTGGCGCTTGCTGACAGCGTGA
- a CDS encoding HNH endonuclease signature motif containing protein, protein MFTCSDPDAAEAAIASTSPSELGEAAREHLRSSRRHEARSLLAAHRLGQAVYDDMVMSLSATGQMRVRNGADKAAIGEISLQLGISRTKAGTWFNLGDALQRLPKIRRAYLAGDLSTHRMSTMVYAAQTAPDTITGEPTPTEPSGSDGPEPAGPELANPDLAQPDAVDPEPGDSGELPDSGARGAVSQADADDVPVLDFEDLALELSSRPTTDRVFTDQLADIVISLDPDAATEARHEFADAWQNLTVTADAAGHMNLDACIPAEDGVHLTQRITALIAARICRRDPRRIGQHRVMALAEIIGVPGKTLTCGCGHGNCPTQPPTDPVGPSDAPAQQDPNSDHHTTRDDDTSDDVREEASSDRADEHDPDEDDPDEDVRDDDVSDGGAGEDRAPSLILDLTDPTVPRLRGYGAIDPTLAATLIDHSATHAPTLHAPSDGACRRSSGLIITGRDPAPPVDPTGHGGHTHPQPGALTYRPSRRLRDHILRTDLWCRYPLCAKPSHECELDHLVKFDHADPPAGGWTVALNLIPLCTPDHHRKHQALWTPTMHTDRTITWHNPTTGQDITTHPR, encoded by the coding sequence GTGTTCACCTGTTCTGATCCCGATGCTGCCGAGGCGGCGATCGCGTCGACGTCGCCGAGTGAGCTCGGCGAGGCCGCGCGTGAGCACCTGCGATCGAGCCGCCGGCATGAGGCCCGGTCGTTGCTGGCGGCCCACCGCCTGGGTCAGGCCGTCTATGACGACATGGTGATGTCGCTCAGTGCCACCGGACAGATGCGGGTGCGCAACGGCGCCGACAAAGCGGCCATCGGTGAGATCTCGCTGCAGTTGGGGATCTCGCGCACCAAGGCCGGTACCTGGTTCAACCTCGGCGACGCCCTGCAACGCCTCCCCAAGATCCGGCGGGCCTATCTGGCCGGCGACCTCAGCACCCACCGCATGTCGACAATGGTCTACGCCGCCCAGACCGCACCCGACACCATCACCGGCGAACCGACACCAACCGAGCCCAGCGGCTCCGACGGTCCTGAACCTGCCGGCCCCGAACTTGCCAACCCCGACCTTGCCCAACCGGATGCTGTCGACCCGGAACCCGGCGATTCTGGTGAGCTGCCGGATTCGGGTGCGCGCGGCGCGGTGTCGCAAGCTGATGCCGATGATGTGCCGGTCCTCGATTTCGAGGACCTGGCCCTGGAATTGTCGTCGCGACCCACCACCGACCGAGTGTTCACCGACCAACTCGCCGACATCGTCATCAGCCTCGACCCCGACGCCGCCACCGAGGCCCGCCACGAGTTCGCCGACGCCTGGCAGAACCTCACCGTCACCGCCGACGCAGCCGGACACATGAACCTCGACGCCTGCATACCCGCCGAAGACGGCGTTCACCTGACCCAGCGGATCACCGCGCTGATCGCCGCTCGCATCTGCCGCCGCGACCCCCGCCGCATCGGACAACACCGCGTCATGGCCCTCGCCGAGATCATCGGCGTCCCCGGCAAAACGCTCACCTGCGGCTGCGGCCACGGCAACTGCCCCACCCAGCCACCCACCGACCCGGTGGGCCCGTCAGACGCACCGGCCCAGCAAGACCCGAACAGCGACCACCACACAACCCGCGACGACGACACCAGCGACGATGTGCGCGAGGAAGCCTCGAGCGATAGGGCAGACGAGCATGACCCGGATGAGGATGACCCGGATGAGGATGTCCGGGACGACGACGTCTCGGACGGCGGGGCGGGCGAAGACAGGGCGCCGAGCCTGATCCTCGACCTCACCGACCCCACCGTGCCGCGACTACGTGGCTACGGTGCCATCGACCCGACGTTGGCCGCCACCCTCATCGACCATTCCGCAACGCACGCACCGACACTGCACGCCCCGTCCGACGGTGCGTGCCGGCGTTCGTCCGGCCTCATCATCACCGGCCGCGACCCGGCGCCACCGGTCGACCCCACCGGCCACGGCGGACACACCCATCCGCAACCGGGCGCGCTGACCTACCGGCCATCACGCCGACTCCGAGACCACATCCTCCGCACCGACCTCTGGTGCCGATACCCACTGTGCGCCAAACCCTCCCACGAATGCGAACTCGACCATCTCGTGAAGTTCGACCACGCCGACCCACCGGCCGGCGGCTGGACCGTGGCCCTCAACCTCATACCCCTGTGCACACCCGACCACCACCGCAAACACCAAGCACTCTGGACACCCACCATGCACACCGACCGCACCATCACCTGGCACAACCCCACCACCGGCCAGGACATCACCACCCACCCGCGATGA